Proteins encoded together in one Variovorax paradoxus EPS window:
- a CDS encoding demethoxyubiquinone hydroxylase family protein, protein MTEEQKTLDRGSALGARILKVDHAGEQGAVNIYRTQIFMARWTAPSLVPELREFKSHEEGHRALFAAELQRRGVRRCRSYWLCGIGGWVLGLLTGLLGRHAISATTVAVERVVLGHLKAQLHELAGKDEAAVRVISQIVEEEQLHHDQSASHVRSSHVWTRVLSPVVALSTETVIWLGML, encoded by the coding sequence ATGACAGAGGAACAAAAGACGCTTGATCGCGGTTCGGCGCTGGGCGCACGAATCCTGAAGGTCGATCACGCCGGCGAGCAGGGCGCAGTGAACATCTACAGGACGCAGATATTCATGGCGCGATGGACCGCGCCTTCGCTGGTGCCCGAACTGCGCGAATTCAAGTCCCACGAGGAGGGGCACAGGGCCTTGTTCGCGGCAGAACTGCAGCGCCGAGGTGTTCGGCGCTGCCGCAGCTATTGGCTATGCGGCATCGGCGGCTGGGTACTTGGTCTGCTCACAGGGCTTCTTGGCCGGCATGCGATTTCGGCGACCACCGTGGCTGTCGAGCGCGTGGTGCTCGGGCATTTGAAGGCGCAGTTGCACGAACTGGCGGGGAAGGACGAAGCGGCTGTCCGAGTCATTTCGCAGATCGTCGAGGAAGAGCAACTGCATCACGACCAATCCGCATCGCACGTGCGGTCGAGCCATGTCTGGACGCGTGTGCTGAGTCCTGTGGTCGCGCTA